AGGTCGGGGCCTATCTCGATCAGACCGTAGCCGAAGAGCCGACGGTCATGCATGTCCTCGACGACGGCGTCGTGGTCAGCCACGGCCGACAGCTGACGAAATACGTGCCCGGCGAGGACGGCGGGGCAAGCGTTTCGGACCTCCCCGAGCTCTACGGCTCCCCTGCCCCGGGCTTCCGGCCTTGATCCCGCTATTTTGTCGGGGCTAAAGCGCCGTCGCACTTATCGGGTTGCCCGCCGACAGCTCGGCACAGCTGGTTCAGAAGCGTCCTCTGGTCTTCCCTGAGGACGCGGTTCGTTTCGGCGATTTCAGCGCGGATCGCTTCTCCGTTGGCGAATGCTGCGACGTCAATCTCGTCGACGCATTTGTCGTAGTGCCACTCATCGACGATCGCTTTGCATTCGTTGATTTGGTTCGAGGTAGCGCCGAAATCGGTGCCACAGCTCATTTCGAACTTCGAGGGGTTCTCTTTGCTGGTCGGGGCACACTTTGAGCCAAGCTTGTTAAGCCTCTCTGTGACGCATTCCTTGATAAGAGCGACACGGCACGCCTCGTTCTTTACCCCAACTGTTTTCTGCTTCTGGGCTAGCGCAGTTGCGCTCTGAAGAGCGCATAGGGTGAGGCCGACGCAAGCACCCAGCTTAAAGGTCTCGGTCATCGTTCCTCCAAGGGATCGATCAGCAGGGAGGCGGCTCACTTTTTCATGGGTAGGGTCTCATCGCACCTGTCGGGCTTCCCCCCGACCGCTCTGCATAGCTCGTTGAGCATCGCGCGCTGATCCTCACGTATCGCGCGGCTGGTTTCCTTGAGCTCGGCCAGGATGGCCGAGCTGTTGATTAGGGTCTGCAGGTTCACCGGCACCAGACATGTCCCGGCCTGCAGGTTGTCGACTTTGGCGCCGCAGGCGACAGCGTGTTGTTCGTCCGGTGTGTCTGTGAAGGGGCCCTGACAGACGGCGCCGCCGATCGGCGTAGAGCCGCGAGTACAAGCAATGGCTTTGGTCTGTGCAACGCAGGCAGAGATCGCGTCGGCACGACACTTCAGGTCGCGCACGAAAATTTCCTGGGCCATCGCCTGTGGTGTGCCGGTCAGTCCAGCGAGAAGAGCGATCACGATGGGGCGAAAATGGACTCTCATGCTGCCCGTCTCACTTCGTTCCGGGGATGGATTCGTCGCACTTCTCAGGGTGACTGCTGACGGATCTGCATAGCTGATTGAGGAGCGCTCGCTGATCCTCGCGGATCGCTCGGTTGGTCTCTCGCATTTCAGACAGAATGGCGCCCAGGTCGACCTTGACCAAGCATTGTTCCGGTTCGTTGATCTCGATGTTGGTCGCGCAAGCCTCGACCTTGGCGCGATCGCGATTTGCAGGGATTTCCATCGTTTCGCAGTTGCCGATGCGAATAGCGGCGCCGCGGCAAGCTTCGCGGTACGCCTTTAAGACGCATGCGGTGACCGCCTTCGCCTGGCACTCCAGGTCTCGCACTGAAAATGATTGAGCGCGCCCGGACGGCGCGAGTAGCAAAGACGTCGCGACAACTGAAATGCTGGTCGCGACGGTCAACCACGCCATAGTTCGAGCCATCGATGTTCCCCTGCCCCGCTCAGCGCAGATTTGCAGGTATCTGACGCAGCGGCAAGGTAGCTTCAGCCACCGGCCTCGGCGAGGCGCGCTCGGCCGGCGTCGGTGATCTCGTAGCCGCCATGGCGGTAGTCTTCGAGAAGCTCGGCGCCGACGAGTGCGCGAGCGTTGCGATCCCAAGAGACGCGCTCGAAGCCCAGCAAGTAGGGGCGGTCGACGAGCCCGAGCTTGTGACCGGCCGCGGTCCTGAGGATACGCAGCCGGTTTTCTGTCAGGCGAAGTGGCTTCGTGTCAGCCATAAACGATGTCGCCGAGCACGATCATCTGCAGGAGCACGTCGCCGGTCGTGCTGTC
The window above is part of the Hyphomicrobiales bacterium genome. Proteins encoded here:
- a CDS encoding conserved exported hypothetical protein (Evidence 4 : Unknown function but conserved in other organisms), which produces MTETFKLGACVGLTLCALQSATALAQKQKTVGVKNEACRVALIKECVTERLNKLGSKCAPTSKENPSKFEMSCGTDFGATSNQINECKAIVDEWHYDKCVDEIDVAAFANGEAIRAEIAETNRVLREDQRTLLNQLCRAVGGQPDKCDGALAPTK
- a CDS encoding conserved exported hypothetical protein (Evidence 4 : Unknown function but conserved in other organisms), with protein sequence MRVHFRPIVIALLAGLTGTPQAMAQEIFVRDLKCRADAISACVAQTKAIACTRGSTPIGGAVCQGPFTDTPDEQHAVACGAKVDNLQAGTCLVPVNLQTLINSSAILAELKETSRAIREDQRAMLNELCRAVGGKPDRCDETLPMKK
- a CDS encoding hypothetical protein (Evidence 5 : Unknown function), with product MEIPANRDRAKVEACATNIEINEPEQCLVKVDLGAILSEMRETNRAIREDQRALLNQLCRSVSSHPEKCDESIPGTK
- a CDS encoding conserved hypothetical protein (Evidence 4 : Unknown function but conserved in other organisms), translating into MADTKPLRLTENRLRILRTAAGHKLGLVDRPYLLGFERVSWDRNARALVGAELLEDYRHGGYEITDAGRARLAEAGG